In Armatimonadota bacterium, the following proteins share a genomic window:
- a CDS encoding prepilin-type N-terminal cleavage/methylation domain-containing protein gives MKKAFTLIELLVVIAIIAILAAILFPVFAQAKEAAKKTSTLSNVKQMGTASAIYMADYDDTFALSYSIRANGTVRWSTIVPFPADAITSGGWDTLVPEVQVHWSTSMLPYIKNKEMYASPLQLTQSIAGDTYKGTEGVSGLTMNGLLSTYSGTAIENPSLVPAFWTGIGNWQYKGRAFTNPSLRCNSTANAPECRFNPGGAPQSGAVPSGVNYSAFFGYGAGWRPWTYGKDEKGGGVLISRSDTSAKTTRAGTVLSPSFHTSAVTDMYANVNPATSGFGYWSTSTGDCTNPGADTGTIMYVCYFRPDRTK, from the coding sequence ATGAAGAAAGCCTTCACATTGATCGAACTGTTGGTGGTTATCGCAATCATCGCCATCCTTGCCGCCATCTTGTTCCCGGTGTTCGCCCAGGCCAAAGAAGCTGCAAAGAAGACTTCGACCCTGAGCAACGTCAAGCAAATGGGGACCGCCTCGGCCATCTATATGGCCGACTATGACGACACCTTTGCCCTGAGCTACTCCATCCGGGCCAACGGAACCGTGCGCTGGAGCACCATCGTGCCGTTCCCCGCCGATGCCATCACAAGTGGAGGTTGGGACACGCTGGTACCCGAAGTCCAAGTCCACTGGTCAACTTCCATGCTCCCTTATATCAAGAACAAGGAGATGTATGCCAGCCCGTTACAATTGACCCAATCCATCGCCGGCGACACCTACAAGGGGACGGAGGGCGTGAGCGGCCTCACGATGAACGGCCTGCTCAGCACCTACAGCGGCACGGCCATTGAAAACCCTTCCTTGGTGCCAGCGTTCTGGACCGGTATCGGGAACTGGCAATACAAGGGCCGGGCGTTCACCAACCCGTCGCTCCGGTGCAACTCAACAGCCAACGCTCCCGAGTGCCGGTTTAACCCGGGTGGGGCTCCGCAATCGGGGGCCGTTCCCAGCGGGGTCAACTACTCGGCATTCTTCGGTTACGGCGCCGGCTGGCGGCCCTGGACCTATGGCAAGGATGAAAAAGGCGGCGGCGTCCTCATTTCGCGATCCGACACCTCGGCAAAGACAACCCGGGCCGGAACCGTGCTGAGCCCATCCTTCCACACGTCGGCCGTCACCGACATGTATGCCAACGTCAACCCAGCGACCAGCGGGTTCGGCTATTGGAGCACCAGCACCGGCGACTGCACCAACCCTGGCGCCGATACGGGCACAATCATGTATGTGTGCTACTTCCGGCCTGACCGGACGAAATAG